In Thermus caldifontis, one genomic interval encodes:
- the recO gene encoding DNA repair protein RecO, with protein sequence MERYRLEEGVVVGRKALPQGDLLLRFLTPGGSLEAVARKGVRPSGRSGRLSLFHHVRFQVYAKGEGLPTLTQAELLGRLHGLEEPERFLLASFLAELAYRLASPEAAPRIYPVFISGLRGIAKHQRPLLPLVWAGWRVVKAGGLGPNLLGPGLYLKAGRLEDEGIYLGERGVAALRAILHLPGSEALPHLEEAPLERLMLALKHHAEEALGPLKATPALAEL encoded by the coding sequence GTGGAGCGTTACCGGCTGGAGGAAGGCGTGGTGGTGGGGCGTAAGGCCCTACCCCAAGGGGATCTTCTCCTGCGTTTCCTAACCCCAGGGGGGAGCCTCGAGGCCGTGGCCCGCAAGGGGGTGCGCCCCTCGGGGCGTTCGGGGAGGCTGTCCCTTTTCCACCACGTGCGCTTCCAGGTCTACGCCAAGGGGGAAGGCCTTCCCACCCTCACCCAGGCGGAGCTTCTCGGAAGGCTCCACGGCCTGGAGGAACCCGAGCGCTTCCTTCTGGCCTCCTTTCTGGCGGAACTGGCCTACCGCCTGGCCTCCCCCGAGGCCGCGCCCAGGATCTACCCCGTCTTCATCTCGGGCCTAAGGGGCATCGCCAAACACCAAAGGCCCCTTCTGCCCCTGGTGTGGGCCGGTTGGCGGGTGGTGAAGGCGGGGGGCCTGGGTCCCAACCTTTTGGGGCCGGGCCTATACCTGAAGGCGGGCCGCCTGGAGGATGAGGGCATCTACCTGGGGGAAAGGGGCGTGGCAGCCCTCAGGGCCATCCTCCACCTCCCGGGTAGCGAGGCCCTTCCCCATCTGGAGGAGGCTCCCTTGGAAAGACTTATGCTCGCCCTCAAACACCATGCGGAAGAGGCCCTGGGCCCTCTTAAGGCCACGCCTGCCCTCGCAGAACTATAG
- a CDS encoding DsrE family protein, which produces MDRRFLLRLGTLLGAGSLLGVRANERLAYKDFKKETPMAVVYHLDFGDPNRFGQMLTNISNHLSVYDNDPFKVKIVVVAHGAGVQFFLKDLEGTPWASAQYDREALFSRVKQLAQLGVEYYLCEITFSRNNIPKDKLRPEEFLKWVPSGVGALGELQAKGYAYIKVG; this is translated from the coding sequence ATGGACCGAAGGTTTCTACTAAGGCTGGGGACGCTTCTGGGGGCGGGTTCCCTGCTGGGGGTGCGGGCCAACGAGCGGCTGGCCTACAAGGACTTCAAGAAGGAAACCCCCATGGCCGTGGTGTACCACCTGGACTTTGGGGACCCTAACCGCTTTGGGCAGATGCTGACCAACATCAGCAACCACCTCTCCGTCTACGACAACGACCCCTTCAAGGTCAAAATCGTGGTGGTGGCCCATGGGGCCGGGGTTCAGTTTTTCCTTAAGGATCTGGAGGGTACGCCATGGGCCTCGGCCCAGTACGACCGGGAGGCCCTTTTCAGCCGGGTGAAGCAGCTGGCCCAGCTGGGGGTGGAATACTACCTCTGCGAGATCACCTTTAGCCGCAACAACATCCCCAAGGACAAACTTCGGCCGGAGGAGTTCCTCAAGTGGGTGCCCTCTGGGGTGGGGGCTTTGGGGGAGCTTCAGGCCAAAGGGTACGCGTACATCAAGGTGGGTTGA
- a CDS encoding TIGR00282 family metallophosphoesterase, with amino-acid sequence MRVLFIGDVMAEPGLRAVSLHLPDIRDRYDLVIANGENAAKGKGLDRRSYRILREAGVDLVSLGNHAWDHKEVYDLLEKEPVVRALNYPPGTPGRGWWRLWAGEESLLFVQVMGRIFMDPLDDPFRTLDALLAQERADYILVEVHAEATSEKMALAHYLDGRVTAVLGTHTHVPTLDTMRLPKGTLYQTDVGMTGTYESIIGGEVETFLARFLTGRPQPFRAAQGRARFHATELILEGGRGASIGPYVWEEP; translated from the coding sequence ATGCGGGTCCTCTTCATCGGCGACGTGATGGCCGAGCCCGGCCTCAGGGCGGTGAGCCTGCACCTGCCGGATATCCGGGACCGGTACGATCTGGTCATTGCCAACGGGGAGAACGCCGCCAAGGGTAAGGGCCTGGACCGTCGTTCCTACCGCATCCTACGCGAGGCAGGGGTGGACCTGGTTTCCTTGGGGAACCATGCCTGGGACCACAAGGAGGTCTACGACCTTTTGGAGAAGGAACCCGTGGTCCGGGCCCTCAACTACCCTCCGGGTACCCCGGGGCGGGGTTGGTGGCGGCTTTGGGCAGGGGAGGAGAGCCTCCTCTTTGTGCAGGTGATGGGCCGGATCTTCATGGACCCCCTGGACGATCCCTTCCGCACCCTGGATGCCCTTTTGGCCCAGGAAAGGGCGGACTATATCCTGGTGGAGGTGCACGCCGAGGCCACCAGCGAGAAGATGGCCTTGGCCCACTACCTGGACGGGCGGGTGACCGCGGTGCTGGGCACCCACACCCACGTGCCCACCCTGGACACCATGCGCCTGCCCAAGGGTACCCTGTACCAGACCGATGTGGGCATGACCGGCACCTACGAGTCCATCATCGGCGGGGAGGTGGAAACCTTTCTGGCCCGCTTCCTCACGGGTAGGCCCCAGCCCTTTAGGGCTGCCCAGGGAAGGGCCCGTTTCCATGCCACGGAGCTGATTCTGGAAGGAGGAAGGGGGGCCTCCATAGGCCCTTATGTGTGGGAGGAACCTTGA
- a CDS encoding phosphoenolpyruvate carboxylase — translation MTQGKEDTFDLLRAEVDLLGRLLGEAIRAISGERFFALVEEVRLLAKARRQGDEGASALLLERVEGLSLEEAEALVRAFTHYFHLVNLAEERHRVRVNRLRAQAETPENPRPEGFLALAQALKERGLSLEQVEAHLNCLELWLTFTAHPTETRRRTLRYHLEKLQEELEAKDRSRLAARVALLYATEEVRKARPTVEDEIKGGLYYLPTTLWQAVPKVVEGLEAALEQVYGQRPRLKSPVRFRSWIGGDRDGNPFVTPEVTAFAGRYARQVARERFLRELEDLVRDLSLSETKVPVPRGIREGGEGVERFPGEPYRRFFARLYARLEREEVSTEELLKALKMAEEGLATVGLGQVAFSFFRPLEARLQAFGLELAPLDLREESIKLLEAAQELLFVGGVHPDFLSLSPEEKEALLTRELASARPLLPVGEEPKGEALRVALGALRAWRDKGAHVVSMTHHPADILAVFLLAREVGLYRPGASLPFDVVPLFETLEDLHRAPEVLARLLSNPIFQAHARGRGGVEVMIGYSDSNKDVGFLAANLALYEAQEALARVGKGFGLPVFFFHGRGTSTARGGGPAGRAIASLPPRSVGHRIRLTEQGEALADRYSHPELAVRHLEQLLFHFAQAALGEGIEPKPEWREALWQAGEESVRRYRALLAQEGFFPFFEALTPIREIGELPIASRPVYRHGRVREIRDLRAIPWVMAWTQVRLLLPGWYGLSALETLPLDLLRRMYREWPFFATTLENAAMALAKADLGVAELYLRLVPEELHSLFHGIAQEYQKTVALLENIFQAPLLHNQRTLERQIGLRNPYVDPINFVQVELLRRYRAPGGREDEALRKALLLSLLGVAAGLRNAG, via the coding sequence TTGACGCAGGGTAAGGAGGACACCTTTGACCTCTTGCGGGCGGAGGTGGACCTTTTGGGCCGCCTTTTGGGAGAGGCCATCCGGGCCATCTCGGGGGAGCGGTTTTTTGCCCTGGTGGAGGAGGTGCGCCTCCTTGCCAAAGCCCGGCGGCAAGGGGACGAGGGGGCGAGCGCCCTCCTTTTAGAGCGGGTGGAGGGGCTTTCCCTGGAGGAGGCGGAGGCCCTAGTGCGGGCCTTCACCCACTACTTCCACCTGGTGAACCTGGCGGAGGAGAGGCACCGGGTGCGGGTGAACCGGCTTAGGGCCCAGGCGGAAACCCCCGAGAATCCTAGGCCCGAGGGCTTCCTGGCCTTGGCCCAGGCCCTGAAGGAAAGGGGCCTTTCCTTGGAGCAGGTGGAGGCCCACCTGAACTGCCTGGAGCTATGGCTCACCTTCACCGCCCACCCCACCGAGACCCGCCGGCGGACCCTAAGGTACCATCTGGAAAAGCTTCAAGAGGAGCTGGAGGCCAAGGACCGCTCCCGTTTGGCCGCCAGGGTAGCCCTGCTTTACGCCACCGAGGAGGTGCGCAAGGCCAGGCCCACGGTGGAGGACGAGATCAAGGGGGGACTTTACTACCTGCCCACCACCCTCTGGCAGGCGGTGCCCAAGGTGGTGGAGGGCCTCGAGGCGGCCCTGGAGCAGGTGTATGGCCAAAGGCCCCGCCTGAAGAGCCCGGTGCGCTTTAGGAGCTGGATCGGAGGCGACCGGGATGGCAACCCCTTTGTCACCCCAGAGGTGACCGCCTTCGCCGGTCGGTATGCCCGCCAGGTGGCCCGGGAACGGTTTTTACGGGAGCTGGAGGACCTGGTGCGGGACCTCTCCCTCTCCGAAACCAAGGTGCCCGTCCCCCGGGGTATCCGGGAGGGGGGAGAAGGGGTGGAGCGCTTTCCCGGCGAACCCTACCGCCGCTTCTTTGCCCGGCTTTATGCCCGGCTGGAAAGGGAAGAGGTCAGCACCGAGGAGCTTTTAAAGGCCCTAAAGATGGCGGAGGAGGGCCTGGCGACGGTGGGCTTAGGGCAGGTGGCCTTCTCCTTTTTCCGCCCCCTCGAGGCCCGCCTGCAGGCTTTCGGCCTGGAGCTGGCCCCTTTGGACCTGAGGGAGGAGTCCATAAAGCTTCTGGAGGCCGCCCAGGAGCTTCTTTTCGTAGGGGGTGTCCACCCCGATTTTCTCTCCCTTTCCCCGGAGGAGAAGGAGGCGCTTCTCACCCGGGAGCTGGCCAGCGCCCGACCCCTTTTGCCCGTGGGGGAGGAGCCCAAGGGCGAGGCCTTGCGGGTGGCCCTGGGGGCCCTTAGGGCCTGGCGGGACAAGGGGGCCCATGTGGTCTCCATGACCCACCATCCTGCGGACATCCTGGCGGTCTTCCTCCTGGCGCGGGAGGTGGGGTTATACCGCCCGGGCGCCTCCTTACCCTTTGACGTGGTGCCCCTTTTTGAAACCCTGGAGGACCTCCACCGGGCCCCGGAGGTGCTGGCCCGCTTACTCTCCAACCCCATTTTCCAGGCCCACGCCCGGGGCCGGGGAGGGGTGGAGGTGATGATCGGTTACTCCGATTCCAACAAGGATGTGGGCTTCCTGGCCGCTAACCTGGCCCTGTACGAGGCCCAGGAGGCCTTGGCCAGGGTGGGGAAAGGCTTTGGCCTGCCGGTTTTTTTCTTCCACGGCCGGGGTACCTCCACCGCCCGGGGCGGGGGCCCCGCAGGCCGGGCCATCGCCAGCCTGCCGCCCAGGAGCGTGGGGCACCGCATCCGCCTCACGGAGCAAGGGGAAGCCCTGGCGGACCGGTACAGCCACCCCGAGCTGGCCGTGCGCCACCTGGAGCAACTCCTCTTCCATTTCGCCCAGGCGGCCTTGGGGGAGGGGATAGAACCCAAGCCCGAGTGGCGGGAGGCCCTTTGGCAGGCGGGGGAGGAGAGCGTGCGCCGGTACCGGGCCCTTCTGGCCCAGGAGGGTTTCTTCCCCTTTTTTGAGGCCCTCACCCCCATCCGGGAGATCGGGGAGCTCCCCATTGCCAGCCGCCCCGTGTACCGGCACGGCCGGGTGCGGGAGATCCGCGACCTCCGGGCCATCCCCTGGGTGATGGCCTGGACCCAGGTGCGCCTTCTCCTGCCGGGATGGTATGGGCTTAGCGCCTTGGAAACCCTTCCCCTGGACCTTCTCAGGCGGATGTACCGGGAGTGGCCCTTCTTCGCCACCACCTTAGAAAACGCCGCCATGGCCTTGGCCAAGGCGGATCTTGGGGTGGCGGAGCTCTACCTGCGCCTGGTGCCGGAGGAGCTACATTCCCTTTTCCACGGCATCGCCCAGGAGTACCAAAAGACGGTGGCGCTTCTGGAAAACATCTTCCAGGCCCCCCTCCTCCACAACCAAAGGACCCTGGAAAGGCAGATCGGGCTACGCAACCCCTACGTGGACCCCATCAACTTCGTGCAGGTGGAGCTCCTCCGCCGCTACCGTGCCCCCGGAGGCCGGGAGGACGAGGCCCTGAGGAAGGCCCTCTTGCTTTCCTTGCTGGGGGTGGCGGCGGGTCTTAGGAATGCGGGGTAA
- a CDS encoding LabA-like NYN domain-containing protein, producing the protein MELGQHPDQRVGVFVDTQNLYHSARDYYERNVNFESLLRFAVGGRRLVRATAYVVEKEGDTSAWPFIYKLSTIGYRVRRMYLTVKELGEGGKPIYEGNWDMGIAADMVRLMPHLDVVVLGSGDGDFVEILEVLMERGIRVEVIAFRETTAQKLIDAVDRFVHLPEIPNAFMEPKNAER; encoded by the coding sequence ATGGAACTCGGCCAGCATCCTGACCAGCGGGTGGGCGTCTTCGTGGACACCCAGAACCTCTACCACTCCGCCCGGGACTACTACGAACGCAACGTGAACTTTGAAAGCCTCCTGCGCTTTGCCGTGGGGGGGAGGCGCTTGGTGCGGGCCACCGCCTACGTGGTGGAAAAGGAGGGGGACACCTCCGCCTGGCCCTTCATCTACAAGCTTTCCACCATCGGCTACCGGGTTAGGCGCATGTACCTCACGGTGAAGGAGCTGGGCGAGGGAGGGAAGCCCATCTACGAGGGCAACTGGGATATGGGTATCGCTGCGGACATGGTGCGGCTCATGCCCCACCTGGACGTGGTGGTCCTGGGAAGCGGGGATGGGGATTTTGTGGAGATCCTCGAGGTCCTCATGGAAAGGGGCATCCGGGTGGAGGTGATCGCTTTCCGGGAGACCACCGCCCAAAAGCTCATCGATGCCGTGGATCGCTTCGTGCACCTTCCCGAAATCCCCAATGCCTTCATGGAGCCCAAGAACGCCGAGCGATGA
- the queA gene encoding tRNA preQ1(34) S-adenosylmethionine ribosyltransferase-isomerase QueA — translation MSLEAYDYFLPPELIAQEGVEPRDLARMLVVFREGPFRTEHRQVKDLPHYLRPGDVLVFNESKVIPARLLARRPTGGKVEVLLVRERAPGLWEALVGPGRKAKPGTRLVFLSPRDLKEVSGLMAEVVGVEEGGVRLLRFQGDLLAHLEEVGEVPLPPYIKTRIPLERYQTVYARRPGSVAAPTAGLHFTPELLARLRDMGVELRFLTLHVGPGTFRPVKGDPEGHPMHPEPYEIPEETAKAVNQAKEEGRRVVAVGTTVVRALESAYREGVGVVAGEGETRLFIRPPYTFRVIDGLFTNFHLPRSTLLMLVAACLGYERTMEAYRLAVAERYRFYSLGDAMLIL, via the coding sequence ATGAGCCTCGAGGCCTACGACTATTTTCTGCCCCCCGAGCTGATTGCCCAAGAGGGGGTGGAGCCCCGGGACCTGGCCCGGATGCTGGTGGTCTTTCGGGAAGGGCCTTTCCGTACGGAGCACCGCCAGGTTAAGGACCTTCCCCACTACCTTCGCCCGGGGGATGTTCTGGTCTTCAACGAAAGCAAGGTGATCCCGGCCAGGCTTCTCGCCCGAAGGCCCACGGGGGGCAAGGTGGAGGTGCTTTTGGTGCGGGAGAGGGCTCCTGGCCTCTGGGAGGCCCTGGTGGGGCCAGGGAGGAAGGCTAAGCCCGGCACGAGGCTTGTTTTCCTTTCGCCCCGGGACCTGAAGGAGGTTTCGGGCCTGATGGCGGAGGTGGTGGGGGTGGAGGAGGGGGGGGTGCGGCTCCTCCGTTTCCAGGGGGACCTCTTGGCCCACTTGGAGGAGGTAGGGGAGGTGCCCTTGCCCCCCTACATCAAGACCAGAATCCCCCTTGAGCGCTACCAGACGGTGTACGCCAGGCGCCCAGGTTCGGTGGCGGCCCCCACCGCTGGGCTTCACTTCACCCCGGAGCTTTTGGCCCGCCTGAGGGATATGGGGGTGGAGCTCCGCTTCCTCACCCTGCACGTGGGCCCCGGCACCTTCCGCCCGGTGAAGGGGGATCCGGAGGGGCACCCGATGCACCCCGAACCCTACGAGATCCCCGAGGAAACCGCAAAGGCCGTCAACCAGGCTAAGGAGGAGGGGAGGCGGGTGGTAGCGGTGGGCACCACCGTGGTGCGGGCCTTGGAAAGCGCTTACCGGGAGGGGGTAGGGGTAGTGGCTGGGGAAGGGGAGACCCGGCTATTCATCCGGCCGCCCTATACCTTCCGGGTGATCGATGGTCTTTTCACCAACTTCCACCTGCCCCGCTCCACCCTCCTCATGCTGGTGGCGGCCTGTTTGGGCTACGAAAGGACCATGGAGGCCTACCGGCTGGCGGTGGCGGAAAGGTATCGGTTCTACTCCTTAGGGGATGCCATGCTCATCCTCTAA
- a CDS encoding inorganic diphosphatase — protein sequence MRLSMVVEWSKGSPFRYAWKEGRLSLVAVDQPAPVNYGLIPGLINPADGEEVDAVYLGPALPPGTQVEGEVVGMVWLADGDHKLLLGTEEGKPGPGEVQELLAWFHPGRNPRLLGPQEAWDWVSALLRG from the coding sequence ATGCGGCTTTCCATGGTGGTGGAGTGGAGCAAGGGAAGCCCCTTCCGCTATGCCTGGAAGGAAGGGAGACTCAGCCTGGTGGCCGTGGACCAACCGGCGCCGGTGAACTACGGCCTCATCCCGGGCCTCATCAACCCCGCCGACGGGGAGGAGGTGGATGCCGTGTATCTGGGCCCGGCCCTTCCTCCAGGAACCCAGGTGGAAGGGGAGGTGGTGGGGATGGTGTGGCTAGCGGATGGGGACCACAAGCTTCTCCTCGGGACCGAAGAAGGAAAACCCGGCCCGGGGGAGGTCCAAGAGCTCCTCGCCTGGTTCCACCCAGGCCGCAACCCCCGCCTCCTTGGACCACAGGAGGCCTGGGACTGGGTGAGCGCATTGCTTAGAGGATGA
- the mgtE gene encoding magnesium transporter has product METTLSPLRQALREGDTLALQKILEEIHPQDLLALWDELEGEHRYVVLTLLPKDRAAEVFSHLGPEEQAEYLKTLPPWRVQELLEELSLDDLADALQAVEEEDPELFRRLKEALDPETRAEVEELTQYEEDEAGGLMTPEYVAVREGMTVEEVIRFLRRAAPDAETIYYIYVVDEVGRLKGVLSLRDLIVADPRTKVAEIMNPKVVFARTDTDQEEVARLMADYDFTVLPVVDEEGVLVGIVTVDDVLDVIEEEATEDIHRLAAVDVPDLVYSQASPIALWLARVRWLVILILTGMVTSSILQGFENLLEAATALAFYVPVLLGTGGNTGNQSATLIIRALATRDLDLRDWRRVLFKESLVGSLLGLTLAMLLLGKVFLDGHAPLAPAVGLALFLLVLFANLVGAMLPVVLRRLGVDPALVSNPLVATLSDISGLLIYLSVARLLLNLG; this is encoded by the coding sequence GTGGAAACGACCCTTTCCCCCCTTCGCCAAGCCCTGCGAGAAGGCGATACCCTTGCGCTTCAGAAAATCCTGGAGGAAATCCATCCCCAGGACCTCCTTGCCCTTTGGGATGAGCTAGAGGGGGAGCACCGCTATGTGGTCCTCACCCTCCTGCCCAAGGACCGGGCCGCGGAGGTCTTCTCCCACCTAGGCCCCGAGGAGCAGGCGGAGTACCTGAAGACCCTACCCCCCTGGCGGGTTCAGGAACTCCTGGAGGAACTCTCCCTGGACGACCTGGCCGACGCCCTCCAGGCGGTAGAGGAGGAGGACCCCGAGCTCTTCCGCCGCCTAAAGGAAGCCCTAGACCCGGAAACCCGGGCCGAGGTGGAAGAACTCACCCAGTACGAGGAGGACGAGGCGGGCGGCCTCATGACCCCCGAGTACGTGGCGGTACGGGAGGGCATGACCGTGGAGGAGGTGATCCGCTTCCTGCGCCGGGCCGCCCCCGATGCGGAAACCATCTACTACATCTACGTGGTGGATGAGGTGGGCCGCCTTAAGGGGGTGCTCTCCCTACGGGACCTGATCGTGGCCGACCCCCGGACCAAGGTGGCGGAGATCATGAACCCCAAGGTGGTCTTCGCCCGCACGGACACCGACCAGGAGGAGGTGGCCCGCCTCATGGCCGACTACGACTTCACCGTTTTGCCCGTGGTGGATGAGGAGGGGGTGCTGGTGGGCATCGTCACGGTAGATGACGTCCTGGACGTGATAGAAGAGGAGGCCACCGAGGATATCCACCGCCTGGCCGCCGTGGACGTGCCGGATTTGGTCTACAGCCAGGCCTCCCCCATCGCCTTGTGGTTGGCCCGGGTGCGCTGGCTGGTGATCCTGATCCTGACCGGCATGGTCACCAGCTCCATCCTGCAAGGGTTTGAAAACCTCCTCGAGGCGGCCACCGCCTTGGCCTTTTACGTGCCCGTGCTCCTGGGCACGGGAGGCAACACCGGCAACCAATCCGCCACCCTCATCATCCGCGCCCTAGCCACCCGCGACCTAGACCTTAGGGACTGGCGGCGGGTCCTCTTTAAGGAAAGCCTGGTGGGGAGCCTTCTGGGCCTCACCCTGGCCATGCTGCTTTTGGGCAAGGTCTTCCTGGACGGGCACGCCCCCTTGGCCCCGGCGGTGGGCTTAGCCCTCTTCCTCCTGGTGCTCTTCGCCAACCTGGTGGGGGCCATGCTCCCCGTGGTGCTGAGGCGTCTTGGAGTAGACCCCGCCTTGGTGTCCAATCCCCTGGTGGCTACCCTTTCCGACATCTCGGGCCTCCTCATCTACCTTTCCGTGGCCCGCTTGCTGCTTAACCTGGGATGA
- the ffh gene encoding signal recognition particle protein: MFAKLAGKLQEAIDRLRGRGRISEEDLKATLREIRRALMDADVNLEVARAFVESVREKALGQKVLESLTPAEVVLATVYEALKEALGGEPRFPTLKDRNLWFLVGLQGSGKTTTAAKLALFYKGKGRRPLLVAADTQRPAAREQLRILGERIGVPVLEVQDGESPGSIRRRVEEKARQEVRDLILVDTAGRLQIDEPLMAELALLKEVLGPDEVLLVLDAMTGQEALGVAKAFDEKVGVTGLILTKLDGDARGGAALSARHVTGKPIYFAGVSERPEGLEPFYPDRLASRILGMGDVATLAEKVRAAGLEAETPKSAKELTLEDFLKQMQNLKRLGSFSEVLSMLPGVGKALPAGVQVDDKALKRLEAIVLSMTPEERKDPRILNASRRKRIARGSGTSVQEINRLIKAFEETKALMKSLEKNKGRGLMGMFRR; encoded by the coding sequence ATGTTTGCCAAGCTAGCGGGGAAACTACAGGAAGCCATAGACCGCCTAAGGGGCCGGGGCCGCATCAGCGAGGAGGACCTGAAGGCCACCCTGAGGGAGATCCGTCGGGCCCTGATGGACGCGGACGTGAACCTGGAGGTGGCCAGGGCCTTCGTGGAGAGCGTGCGGGAAAAGGCCCTGGGCCAAAAGGTCCTGGAGAGCCTTACCCCGGCGGAGGTGGTCCTGGCCACGGTCTACGAGGCCCTAAAGGAGGCCTTGGGTGGGGAGCCCCGTTTCCCTACCCTGAAGGACCGTAACCTCTGGTTCTTGGTGGGTCTGCAGGGTTCCGGTAAGACCACCACCGCCGCCAAGCTGGCCCTCTTTTATAAGGGCAAGGGGCGCAGGCCCCTCCTGGTGGCCGCCGACACCCAGCGCCCCGCTGCCCGGGAGCAGCTTCGTATCCTGGGGGAGAGGATCGGGGTCCCGGTCCTGGAGGTGCAGGATGGGGAGAGCCCCGGGTCCATCCGCCGCCGGGTGGAGGAAAAGGCCAGGCAGGAGGTTCGCGACCTGATCCTGGTGGACACCGCCGGGCGTCTGCAGATTGACGAGCCCCTCATGGCGGAGCTTGCCCTCCTCAAGGAGGTCCTGGGCCCCGACGAGGTGCTTCTGGTCCTGGACGCCATGACCGGCCAGGAGGCCCTGGGGGTGGCCAAGGCCTTTGACGAAAAGGTGGGGGTCACGGGCCTCATCCTTACCAAGCTGGACGGGGATGCCCGGGGTGGGGCGGCCCTTTCTGCCCGGCACGTGACGGGGAAGCCCATCTACTTCGCCGGGGTTTCCGAGCGCCCCGAGGGTCTGGAGCCCTTCTATCCGGACCGGCTGGCGAGCCGTATCCTGGGCATGGGGGACGTGGCCACCCTGGCGGAGAAGGTGCGGGCGGCGGGCCTCGAGGCGGAGACCCCCAAGTCCGCTAAGGAGCTCACCCTGGAGGACTTCCTCAAGCAAATGCAAAACCTAAAGCGCTTGGGGTCCTTCTCGGAGGTGCTCTCCATGCTCCCTGGGGTGGGGAAGGCCTTGCCCGCTGGGGTTCAGGTGGACGATAAGGCCCTGAAGCGCCTCGAGGCCATCGTCCTTTCCATGACCCCCGAGGAGCGGAAGGACCCCCGCATCTTAAACGCCTCCCGGCGCAAGCGCATCGCCAGGGGAAGCGGCACCAGCGTGCAGGAGATCAACCGGCTCATCAAGGCCTTTGAGGAAACCAAGGCCCTAATGAAGTCCCTGGAGAAGAACAAGGGCCGGGGACTCATGGGAATGTTCAGGAGGTAA
- the rpsP gene encoding 30S ribosomal protein S16: protein MVKIRLSRFGSKHNPHYRIVVTDSRKKRDGAYIEKIGYYDPRKTTPEWLKVDVERARYWLSVGAQPTDTARRLLRQAGVFRQDQPA, encoded by the coding sequence ATGGTCAAGATCCGTCTTTCTCGTTTCGGCTCCAAGCATAACCCCCACTACCGCATCGTGGTGACCGATAGCCGCAAGAAGCGTGACGGGGCGTACATCGAAAAGATAGGCTACTACGACCCCCGGAAGACCACCCCGGAGTGGCTTAAGGTGGACGTGGAGAGGGCCAGGTACTGGCTGTCCGTGGGCGCTCAACCCACGGACACCGCACGTAGGCTTCTCCGGCAGGCGGGGGTTTTCCGGCAAGACCAGCCCGCATAG
- a CDS encoding KH domain-containing protein has product MKDLVEYLAKSVVDQPERVRVQERRTREGPVYVVEVAPEDKGRLIGKQGRVIESIRTLVRAYAKRKVGVEVR; this is encoded by the coding sequence ATGAAGGACCTGGTGGAATACCTGGCCAAGAGCGTGGTGGACCAGCCGGAGCGGGTTCGGGTGCAGGAAAGGCGCACCCGCGAGGGGCCGGTGTATGTGGTGGAGGTGGCCCCTGAGGACAAGGGCCGGCTGATCGGTAAGCAGGGCCGGGTGATCGAGTCCATCCGCACCCTGGTGCGGGCCTACGCCAAGCGCAAGGTGGGGGTAGAGGTGCGCTAG
- the rimM gene encoding ribosome maturation factor RimM (Essential for efficient processing of 16S rRNA) translates to MRLVEIGRFGAPYALQGGLKFRGEPVVAHLERVYVEGHGWRALEDLYQVGDELVVHLVGVRSRELAEPLVGLRVYAEVTELPPLEAGQYYYFALMGLPVFVEGVQVGEVVDILDAGAQDVLIIRGVGERLRDQREFLVPLQAPYVRVEAEGIHVEPIPGLFE, encoded by the coding sequence ATGCGCCTGGTGGAGATAGGCCGGTTTGGGGCGCCCTATGCCCTTCAAGGAGGGCTTAAGTTCCGGGGTGAGCCCGTGGTGGCCCACCTGGAGCGGGTCTATGTGGAAGGGCATGGCTGGCGGGCCCTGGAGGACCTCTACCAGGTGGGGGATGAGCTGGTGGTCCACCTGGTGGGGGTGCGAAGCCGGGAGCTGGCGGAGCCCTTGGTGGGCCTCAGGGTGTACGCCGAGGTTACGGAACTACCCCCTTTGGAAGCGGGGCAGTACTACTACTTTGCCCTCATGGGCCTGCCGGTGTTTGTGGAGGGGGTTCAGGTGGGCGAGGTGGTGGACATCCTGGACGCCGGGGCCCAGGACGTCTTGATCATCCGCGGGGTGGGGGAGAGGCTTCGCGACCAAAGGGAGTTCCTGGTACCCTTGCAGGCCCCTTACGTGCGGGTGGAGGCGGAAGGGATCCACGTGGAGCCCATCCCCGGGCTTTTTGAGTGA